From Coriobacteriaceae bacterium, a single genomic window includes:
- the arcC gene encoding carbamate kinase, translating into MSKPLGKPDRIVVALGGNALGNNPVEQIEAVSNTAHALLGLIEQGNEIIITHGNGPQVGMIQNAFAAAHDAIGTPEMPLPECGAMSQGYIGYHLQQGIGREMHKRYKRWHAATVVTQIECDPDDPAFKNPTKPIGPFYTEEQAKEFMAEDPSKVFVEDSGRGWRRVVASPDPKKIVEADSILNLLDNEFIVIACGGGGIPVVRDYENKGCYKGVPAVIDKDLGGELLAEDCDADVLFLLTAVEHVAINFGKPNQEELEDITADEAERLADEGQFGKGSMEPKVRAAIKFARSRKGRTCIIGALDKAAETMAGLSGTRIHE; encoded by the coding sequence ATGTCTAAGCCTCTTGGCAAGCCCGATCGTATCGTCGTCGCCCTTGGCGGCAACGCCCTCGGCAACAACCCCGTTGAGCAGATCGAGGCCGTGAGCAACACCGCCCACGCTCTCCTCGGCCTGATCGAGCAGGGCAACGAGATCATCATCACCCACGGCAACGGCCCGCAGGTCGGCATGATCCAGAACGCCTTCGCCGCCGCCCACGACGCCATCGGCACCCCCGAGATGCCGCTGCCCGAGTGCGGCGCCATGTCCCAGGGCTACATCGGTTATCACCTGCAGCAGGGCATCGGCCGCGAGATGCACAAGCGCTACAAGCGCTGGCACGCCGCCACCGTCGTCACCCAGATCGAGTGCGACCCGGACGACCCCGCGTTCAAGAACCCGACCAAGCCGATCGGCCCCTTCTACACCGAGGAGCAGGCCAAGGAGTTCATGGCCGAGGATCCCTCCAAGGTCTTCGTCGAGGATTCCGGCCGCGGCTGGCGTCGCGTCGTCGCTTCCCCCGATCCCAAGAAGATCGTCGAGGCCGACTCCATCCTCAACCTGCTCGACAACGAGTTCATCGTCATCGCCTGCGGTGGCGGCGGCATCCCCGTCGTCCGCGACTACGAGAACAAGGGCTGCTACAAGGGCGTTCCCGCCGTCATCGACAAGGACCTGGGCGGCGAGCTGCTGGCCGAGGACTGCGACGCCGACGTCCTGTTCCTGCTGACCGCCGTTGAGCACGTCGCCATCAACTTTGGCAAGCCCAACCAGGAGGAGCTCGAGGACATCACCGCCGACGAGGCCGAGCGCCTGGCCGACGAGGGCCAGTTCGGCAAGGGTTCCATGGAGCCCAAGGTCCGCGCCGCCATCAAGTTCGCCCGCTCCCGCAAGGGCCGCACCTGCATCATCGGCGCCCTGGACAAGGCCGCCGAGACCATGGCCGGCCTCTCCGGTACCCGCATCCACGAGTAG
- a CDS encoding C39 family peptidase yields MGARTRQRQAEVPQLRRNGARQPNIHINRFFSHPQGGRDGKPYRSTSHANATALPARRLRLALCSILTCLVFVLMSSCMSHGSAGLEPTAEDKLLKAPVAPGYSFAFSTPRSQWQAGTMPHIYQIDPAWSELPYAGGTIRQNACGPTCLTMVYIFKTGRTNMTPVDMCALSEAGNYAPTGATEWSFMTSGAWQLGLNGTELHNDRDSMTQALRSGAPVIAAVRPGTFTNVGHYIVLYGIDDADQIGVYDPNSASRSVRRWGVVEVLNEVEAMWAYY; encoded by the coding sequence TTGGGCGCGCGCACTCGACAGCGTCAGGCCGAGGTTCCGCAACTGCGCCGCAACGGCGCACGTCAGCCCAACATCCATATCAACCGCTTCTTTTCGCATCCCCAAGGCGGACGCGACGGCAAGCCCTACCGCTCGACATCGCACGCGAATGCCACCGCCCTGCCGGCTCGTCGACTTCGCCTCGCACTGTGCTCTATCCTTACCTGTCTGGTCTTTGTGCTTATGAGCTCCTGTATGTCCCACGGGTCGGCCGGTCTCGAGCCCACCGCCGAGGACAAGCTGCTCAAGGCCCCCGTCGCACCCGGTTATTCTTTCGCCTTTTCGACCCCACGCTCGCAATGGCAAGCCGGCACGATGCCCCATATCTATCAGATCGACCCTGCGTGGTCGGAGCTGCCTTACGCCGGCGGCACCATCCGCCAAAATGCCTGCGGGCCTACGTGCCTCACCATGGTCTACATCTTTAAGACGGGACGCACCAATATGACCCCCGTCGATATGTGCGCGCTTTCCGAGGCGGGCAATTACGCCCCCACCGGCGCAACCGAATGGTCGTTTATGACGAGCGGCGCGTGGCAGTTGGGACTTAACGGAACGGAACTCCATAACGATCGCGACTCGATGACTCAGGCGCTGCGTTCGGGAGCGCCCGTCATCGCCGCCGTTCGGCCGGGCACCTTTACCAACGTGGGCCACTACATTGTGCTTTACGGTATTGACGACGCCGACCAGATTGGCGTCTACGACCCCAACTCGGCCAGCCGCAGCGTCCGCCGCTGGGGCGTCGTAGAGGTCCTTAACGAAGTCGAAGCCATGTGGGCCTACTACTAG
- a CDS encoding APC family permease: MADKNAEVAVEDNGGMKKTLSLWNFFTIGFGAIIGTGWVLQVGDWMVVGGGPVPAMIAFLLGAIFLVPVGAVFGELTAAIPISGGIVEYVDRSFGRTLSYITGWLLALGNGILCPWEAIAISTLVSEMFGSLPGLEWLRAVKLYTILGADVYLFPTLIALGFAVYVIFLNFRGASSAAKLQAFLTKALLCGMLLAMGVSLFTGSPDNAMPVFSQVTGAGGGKAATESTSLFAGIVSVLVLTPFFYAGFDTIPQQAEEAAEGLNWNKFGKIISLALLAAGGFYMVCIYSFGTILDWHEFVKSPVPALACLKGINMLLYLAMLVIATLGPMGPMNSFYGATSRIMLAMGRKGQLPEKFAEVDPKSGAPKLACVVLGVITVIGPFLGKNMLIPLTNVSALAFIFSCGMVALACLRMRFTEPDLPRPYEVPGGKFGIGLAIAACAIIIGLLVIPFSPASLNMVEWSIVIGWLAIGLALMAFTNSRKK, translated from the coding sequence ATGGCGGACAAGAACGCAGAAGTTGCAGTCGAGGATAACGGCGGCATGAAGAAAACGCTTTCGCTCTGGAACTTCTTCACCATCGGTTTCGGTGCCATCATCGGTACCGGTTGGGTTCTGCAGGTCGGCGACTGGATGGTCGTAGGCGGCGGCCCCGTTCCCGCTATGATCGCATTCCTCTTGGGTGCAATCTTCCTCGTGCCCGTCGGAGCTGTTTTCGGTGAGCTCACGGCTGCCATCCCCATCTCGGGCGGCATCGTCGAGTACGTCGACCGTAGCTTTGGCCGTACGCTGAGCTACATCACCGGATGGCTCCTTGCCCTGGGCAACGGCATTCTGTGCCCGTGGGAGGCCATCGCCATCTCGACCCTCGTGTCCGAGATGTTCGGTAGCCTGCCCGGTCTTGAGTGGCTGCGCGCCGTCAAGCTCTACACCATCCTGGGGGCCGACGTCTACCTGTTCCCGACGCTGATCGCGCTCGGCTTTGCAGTCTACGTCATCTTCCTCAACTTCCGCGGCGCCAGCTCGGCCGCCAAGCTCCAGGCCTTCCTGACCAAGGCCCTGCTCTGCGGCATGCTGCTCGCCATGGGCGTCTCGCTGTTCACCGGCTCGCCGGACAACGCCATGCCCGTGTTCTCCCAGGTCACCGGCGCTGGCGGCGGCAAGGCCGCTACCGAGAGCACCAGCCTGTTTGCCGGCATCGTGTCGGTCCTGGTTCTGACCCCGTTCTTCTACGCCGGTTTCGACACCATTCCTCAGCAGGCTGAGGAAGCAGCCGAGGGCCTCAACTGGAACAAGTTCGGCAAGATCATCTCCCTGGCCCTGCTGGCCGCCGGCGGCTTCTACATGGTCTGCATCTACTCGTTCGGCACCATTCTCGACTGGCATGAGTTTGTTAAGAGCCCGGTTCCCGCGCTTGCCTGCCTCAAGGGCATCAACATGCTTCTGTACCTGGCCATGCTCGTCATCGCCACGCTTGGACCCATGGGCCCGATGAACTCCTTCTACGGCGCCACGAGCCGCATCATGCTCGCCATGGGCCGCAAGGGCCAACTGCCCGAGAAGTTCGCCGAGGTCGACCCCAAGTCCGGCGCTCCCAAGCTCGCCTGTGTCGTTCTGGGCGTCATCACCGTCATCGGTCCGTTCCTGGGCAAGAACATGCTCATCCCTCTGACCAACGTGTCGGCTCTCGCCTTCATCTTCTCCTGCGGTATGGTCGCCCTCGCCTGCCTGCGCATGCGCTTTACCGAGCCCGACCTGCCTCGTCCCTACGAGGTGCCCGGCGGCAAGTTTGGCATCGGCCTCGCTATCGCTGCCTGCGCCATCATCATCGGCCTGCTCGTGATTCCGTTCTCTCCCGCCTCCCTCAACATGGTGGAGTGGAGCATCGTGATCGGCTGGTTGGCTATTGGCCTGGCTCTCATGGCTTTCACTAATTCCCGCAAAAAGTAA
- a CDS encoding amidohydrolase family protein encodes MSTKYAIVGGKLIDGTGAEPVENSLVLVDDNGKIEYAGAMQDLPEGVEVIDAAGKTVLPGLIDTHLHFSGNLTDDDTDWVMQPLLEKQAVAVKQAYDCLTHGLTTVCEIGRFGIQIRDCIDKGVFKGPRVLATGLGFCRVAGHGDSHHCTQELNKESHPWGDQVDGPWDLRKAVRRRLRENPDAIKIWATGGGIWRWDSGRDQHYCSEEIQAVVEEAKMVGIPVWSHCYNNHAAAYDSVRFGCEQLIHGFDIDERTMDLMAEQGTFFTPTIAFLPTWYATYPPVYVPELHDKYEGTLVEKELQRNYDCLREAKKRGVVMTIGSDSFSFVTPYGTCSIEEMYEFVDKIGFTPVETITCATLNGAKMCHIEDETGSIEAGKCADLLVVNGDVAADIHVLNTDNMDVIMKDGWIVEAGTFGEANKYSA; translated from the coding sequence ATGTCCACTAAGTATGCAATCGTTGGCGGCAAGCTCATCGACGGTACCGGTGCCGAGCCGGTCGAGAACTCCCTCGTTCTCGTCGACGACAACGGCAAGATCGAGTACGCCGGCGCTATGCAGGACCTTCCCGAGGGCGTTGAGGTCATCGACGCCGCCGGCAAGACCGTCCTTCCCGGCCTGATCGACACCCACCTGCACTTCTCGGGCAACCTGACCGACGATGACACCGATTGGGTCATGCAGCCGCTCCTCGAGAAGCAGGCCGTCGCCGTCAAGCAGGCCTACGACTGCCTCACCCACGGCCTCACCACCGTCTGCGAGATCGGCCGCTTTGGTATCCAGATCCGTGACTGCATCGACAAGGGCGTCTTTAAGGGCCCGCGCGTTCTGGCCACCGGCCTCGGCTTCTGCCGCGTTGCCGGCCACGGTGACTCCCACCACTGCACCCAGGAGCTCAACAAGGAATCCCATCCCTGGGGCGACCAGGTCGACGGTCCTTGGGATCTGCGCAAGGCCGTCCGTCGTCGCCTGCGCGAGAACCCCGATGCCATCAAGATCTGGGCTACCGGTGGCGGCATCTGGCGCTGGGACTCCGGTCGCGACCAGCACTACTGCTCCGAGGAGATCCAGGCTGTGGTCGAAGAGGCAAAGATGGTCGGCATCCCCGTGTGGAGCCACTGCTACAACAACCACGCCGCTGCCTACGATTCCGTTCGCTTTGGCTGCGAGCAGCTGATTCACGGCTTCGATATCGATGAGCGCACCATGGACCTCATGGCCGAGCAGGGCACCTTCTTCACCCCGACGATCGCCTTCCTGCCCACCTGGTACGCCACCTATCCGCCCGTCTACGTCCCCGAGCTGCACGACAAGTACGAGGGCACCCTGGTCGAGAAGGAGCTGCAGCGCAACTACGACTGCCTGCGCGAGGCCAAGAAGCGCGGCGTCGTCATGACGATCGGCTCCGACTCCTTCTCCTTCGTCACCCCGTACGGCACCTGCTCCATCGAGGAGATGTACGAGTTCGTCGACAAGATCGGCTTCACCCCGGTCGAGACCATCACCTGCGCCACCCTCAACGGTGCCAAGATGTGCCACATCGAGGACGAGACCGGTTCTATCGAGGCCGGAAAGTGCGCCGACCTGCTGGTCGTCAACGGTGACGTCGCCGCCGACATCCACGTGCTCAACACCGACAACATGGACGTCATCATGAAGGACGGCTGGATCGTCGAGGCCGGCACCTTCGGCGAGGCAAACAAGTACAGCGCCTAA
- a CDS encoding histidine kinase translates to MDLNRLILGKSYNSTKVFRTAQHVVQAILLGVVVPALILLLIWDLTDNPNPVPGVVVIAGLVMLCFFFSYVFVVPDDLTSSATDRTLAIASKIFAYTSRGLTPEAALGASKIILSETIASAICFTDGKQVLASWGEDSAKCPAGTPVVLKTTLSVIETGEQSVFSRDTSNETGGYFPRLRAGIVAPLTVRGHCVGTLELYYPRLSSIDMRQTALASGFADLISTQLASFELERQDELTARVELRALQSQVDPHFLFNTISTIVSLVRTEPDKARSLLIDFSNYYRQTLSDSDTLTTLEHEVEQGTRYINLMQARYGDGRLRVSVDIDFEVRDSLVPPFILQPLLENCIKHAQREIEPLSIHVRAFETDDGLEIIVEDDGIGMSEEVCAHLFEQHRREEPESITADGSVKRGCGLALFNVLQRIHFFYGEDSGMRVKSQEGVGTQVIVELNGEPHEPAPLTV, encoded by the coding sequence GTGGATTTAAACAGGCTGATTCTGGGCAAGAGCTACAACTCTACCAAGGTCTTTCGTACGGCCCAGCATGTGGTCCAGGCCATCCTGCTCGGTGTTGTCGTTCCGGCGCTTATCCTGCTGCTTATCTGGGATTTAACCGATAATCCCAATCCCGTTCCGGGCGTTGTCGTTATTGCCGGCCTGGTCATGCTGTGCTTCTTCTTCTCGTATGTCTTTGTGGTCCCCGACGACCTCACATCGAGCGCAACCGACCGTACGCTCGCCATCGCATCAAAAATATTCGCCTACACGTCGCGCGGCCTTACGCCCGAAGCGGCCCTGGGCGCCTCTAAAATCATCCTGTCCGAGACCATCGCCTCTGCCATCTGCTTTACCGATGGCAAACAGGTGTTGGCAAGCTGGGGCGAGGACTCGGCAAAGTGCCCTGCCGGCACCCCGGTCGTGCTCAAGACCACGCTCAGTGTGATTGAGACGGGCGAGCAGAGCGTGTTTTCTCGTGACACCTCCAATGAGACGGGCGGTTATTTTCCCCGCCTGCGCGCCGGTATTGTCGCACCGCTTACCGTGCGCGGGCATTGCGTGGGTACGCTCGAGCTGTACTATCCCCGCCTGAGCAGCATTGATATGCGCCAGACGGCCCTTGCCTCGGGTTTTGCCGACCTCATTTCCACGCAGCTCGCCAGCTTTGAGCTCGAGCGCCAGGACGAGCTCACAGCCCGCGTTGAGCTTCGCGCCCTGCAGTCGCAGGTCGACCCGCATTTTCTATTCAATACCATTAGCACGATCGTGTCGCTCGTTCGAACCGAGCCCGACAAGGCGCGATCGCTGCTGATCGACTTTTCCAACTACTATCGTCAGACGCTTTCTGACTCCGATACGCTCACCACGCTCGAGCACGAGGTGGAACAGGGCACTCGTTATATCAATCTTATGCAGGCCCGGTATGGCGACGGCCGTCTGCGCGTCTCGGTCGACATCGACTTTGAGGTGCGCGACAGCCTGGTGCCGCCGTTTATCTTGCAGCCGCTGCTCGAAAACTGCATCAAGCATGCGCAGCGCGAGATCGAGCCGCTTTCTATTCATGTTAGGGCTTTCGAGACCGATGACGGCTTGGAGATCATCGTCGAAGACGACGGCATCGGAATGAGCGAAGAAGTCTGCGCGCATCTGTTTGAGCAGCATCGCCGAGAGGAGCCCGAGAGCATTACCGCCGACGGCTCCGTCAAGCGAGGTTGCGGCCTGGCGCTCTTCAACGTGCTTCAGCGCATCCATTTCTTTTACGGAGAAGATTCTGGCATGCGCGTGAAGTCCCAGGAGGGCGTGGGAACGCAGGTCATCGTTGAGTTGAACGGCGAGCCGCATGAGCCGGCGCCGCTAACGGTGTAG
- a CDS encoding response regulator, whose amino-acid sequence MSEGWNILVVDDEPPIRAELRYLLEKDARVGQIAEAGNVTEAAESILSNKPDVLFLDITMPGRSGIELAETLQNLKTPPVVVFVTAFAEYAADAYNLDAVDYVVKPVEDARLSKALDKIEAALGARRVVHAPRQPLRLTVDRGGKKVFIPVADVCYFEARADFCNAVCAEGTYLINESISSLERRLASEGFIRVHRSYLVNLEDVHNVEIGSTGLMELRLDRVSSTVPVSRRRAAEVKSHLGLA is encoded by the coding sequence ATGTCCGAAGGCTGGAACATCTTGGTGGTTGATGACGAGCCACCTATTAGGGCTGAGCTACGCTATCTGTTGGAAAAGGATGCGCGTGTGGGCCAGATTGCCGAGGCGGGCAATGTCACCGAGGCCGCGGAGTCGATCCTGTCGAACAAGCCCGACGTGCTGTTTTTGGATATCACGATGCCCGGCCGCTCGGGAATTGAGCTTGCCGAAACGCTGCAGAACCTAAAAACGCCGCCGGTTGTGGTGTTTGTGACGGCATTTGCCGAGTATGCGGCCGATGCCTATAACCTCGATGCTGTCGATTATGTCGTCAAACCGGTCGAGGATGCCCGTCTGTCAAAGGCGCTCGACAAGATCGAGGCTGCCCTGGGCGCTCGCCGTGTCGTCCATGCTCCGCGCCAGCCTTTGCGCCTGACGGTGGATCGCGGGGGCAAAAAGGTGTTCATTCCCGTGGCGGATGTCTGCTACTTTGAGGCGCGCGCCGATTTTTGCAACGCTGTCTGCGCCGAGGGGACATACCTGATCAATGAGTCGATTTCCTCGCTCGAGCGCCGCTTGGCCTCCGAGGGCTTTATCCGCGTCCACCGCAGCTATCTGGTTAATTTGGAAGACGTGCATAATGTCGAGATTGGCTCCACGGGCCTGATGGAGCTCAGGCTCGACCGTGTGAGCTCGACGGTGCCCGTTTCGCGTCGTCGCGCTGCCGAGGTCAAATCGCACTTGGGGCTTGCGTAA
- a CDS encoding zinc dependent phospholipase C family protein, with the protein MPALITHHLFGEESIDRLPQGVITSDEERIAFILGNQGPDPFFFHMLTPRISDCMSLAQVMHRSRMSRQFSCLRDGVSHLQPRDANLGRAFALGLLSHYVLDRNAHPFVYEQQFGIVESDPELEASGSQVHAVLESDLDVLMLQLKRDGATVEDYPPAGEIVTTDRINRVAGVLMSYVAGRVYGIDIPAGEYAGAVSDMQLLYRTIEPAGSAKTRAIALLEGLVHDYSLLDGLAHRVTTELPERTGNLGHLAWKNPFTDEVSTESFPEVFDRALLDYELTVARFIETGDMEAVTNHVNYSGRVLGTDEEFDREE; encoded by the coding sequence ATGCCCGCGCTCATTACGCATCATCTGTTTGGCGAGGAAAGCATCGACCGTCTTCCGCAGGGCGTTATCACGTCCGATGAGGAGCGCATCGCCTTTATCCTGGGAAACCAAGGTCCCGACCCGTTTTTCTTCCACATGCTCACGCCGCGCATCTCCGACTGCATGTCGCTTGCTCAGGTCATGCACCGCTCGCGCATGTCGCGCCAGTTCTCGTGCCTGCGCGACGGCGTGTCACACCTGCAGCCGCGCGATGCCAATCTGGGTCGCGCCTTTGCGCTGGGCCTGCTGTCGCACTATGTGCTCGACCGCAATGCCCACCCCTTTGTCTACGAGCAGCAGTTTGGCATTGTCGAGTCCGATCCCGAGCTCGAGGCTTCGGGCAGTCAAGTTCATGCCGTGCTCGAAAGCGACTTGGACGTGCTGATGCTGCAGCTCAAGCGCGATGGGGCAACGGTCGAGGATTATCCGCCGGCGGGCGAGATCGTCACCACCGACCGCATCAATCGCGTTGCCGGCGTGCTGATGAGCTACGTCGCCGGACGCGTGTACGGTATCGACATCCCGGCGGGGGAGTACGCCGGCGCCGTCTCGGACATGCAGCTGCTCTACCGCACTATCGAGCCGGCCGGTTCGGCCAAGACGCGCGCGATTGCCCTGCTCGAGGGCTTGGTGCACGATTATTCGCTGCTCGACGGCCTTGCGCACCGCGTGACGACCGAGCTGCCCGAGCGTACCGGCAACCTGGGCCACTTGGCATGGAAGAACCCCTTTACCGATGAAGTCTCGACCGAGAGCTTCCCCGAGGTCTTTGACCGCGCGCTGCTCGATTACGAGCTCACCGTCGCCCGCTTTATCGAGACCGGCGATATGGAAGCCGTGACCAACCACGTCAATTACAGCGGTCGTGTGCTCGGCACCGACGAAGAGTTCGACCGCGAGGAGTAG
- a CDS encoding MFS transporter, which yields MKYTKLERNWVMYDVGNSALVLLNTSVVPIYFNAINTGASSADLVVAWGNAQTIASLVIAMLMPILGALADYAGNKIKFFLGFFLTGLVLCLAQAIPMSAMAFLTVYVLCTIGLNSSMTFYDAMLPDITTDERMDAVSSSGYAWGYIGSTVPFIVCLALIMGGPALGVPTMLATRLSFVITGAWWLIFTLPLIRTYKQKYGRERGPEDTIGHIVGGVFSEVGHTMREIAHNKTVLVYMIAFFFYIDGVHTVISMATSYGSALGIDSTQLVLALLVTQFVAFPSAIIYGKLAGRVGTLNMIMVAVAAYMGIVLFAAFFLKTAFEFWVLAILVGLFQGGVQALSRSYFGRIIPKEKSNEYYGFFDIFGRYASVMGTFLVSVVTSLTGNPSLGVLSIGVLLVVGFVLLVRLSRMAQAAA from the coding sequence ATGAAATACACCAAGCTCGAGCGTAACTGGGTTATGTACGATGTGGGCAACTCGGCCCTCGTGTTGCTCAATACCTCGGTGGTGCCCATCTACTTTAACGCCATCAATACCGGTGCTTCCTCGGCAGACCTGGTGGTCGCCTGGGGCAACGCGCAGACGATCGCCTCGCTGGTCATTGCCATGCTCATGCCCATTCTGGGCGCGCTTGCCGATTACGCCGGCAACAAGATCAAGTTCTTCTTGGGCTTCTTCCTCACGGGTCTGGTTCTTTGCCTGGCGCAGGCTATCCCAATGTCCGCCATGGCGTTTTTGACCGTGTACGTGCTGTGCACCATCGGCCTTAACTCTTCTATGACGTTCTACGACGCTATGCTGCCCGACATTACCACCGACGAGCGCATGGACGCCGTGTCCAGCTCGGGCTATGCCTGGGGCTACATCGGTTCCACCGTGCCGTTCATCGTCTGCCTGGCGCTTATCATGGGTGGCCCCGCTCTTGGCGTCCCCACCATGCTGGCAACGCGTCTGTCGTTTGTCATCACCGGTGCCTGGTGGCTCATCTTCACCCTGCCGCTCATTCGCACCTATAAGCAAAAGTACGGTCGCGAGCGCGGTCCCGAGGACACCATCGGCCACATCGTGGGCGGCGTGTTCTCCGAGGTCGGACACACCATGCGCGAGATCGCCCACAACAAGACCGTGCTGGTCTACATGATCGCGTTCTTCTTCTACATCGACGGTGTGCACACGGTCATTTCCATGGCAACCAGCTACGGATCGGCTCTGGGCATCGACTCGACCCAACTGGTGCTGGCTCTGCTCGTTACGCAGTTTGTGGCCTTCCCGTCCGCCATCATCTACGGCAAGCTCGCCGGTCGCGTGGGTACGCTCAACATGATCATGGTGGCCGTCGCCGCCTACATGGGCATTGTGCTCTTTGCCGCGTTTTTCTTAAAGACCGCCTTTGAGTTTTGGGTGCTCGCCATTTTGGTCGGCTTGTTCCAGGGTGGCGTGCAGGCGCTCAGCCGCAGCTATTTTGGCCGCATCATCCCCAAGGAAAAGTCCAACGAGTACTACGGCTTCTTCGATATCTTTGGCCGTTATGCAAGCGTTATGGGCACCTTCCTGGTGTCGGTTGTCACCTCGCTGACCGGCAACCCGTCGCTGGGCGTCCTTTCTATTGGCGTTCTGCTGGTTGTTGGCTTTGTGCTGCTGGTCCGTCTGTCCCGCATGGCTCAGGCGGCGGCGTAG
- a CDS encoding glycosyltransferase family 2 protein, whose product MNATVVIPTYWAGDDTQANAPGTYDHSTSLNAANPELDRCLTSLEQVRDIPRIILLVVCPVSATADVSHRVHEIVNAHPTLKVTIVTNTQASRVADRVAQIAPKGSGECVSLRGYGAIRNMGLACAAVLGHDAVVFLDDDETVIDADFMKRATYALGQQTRQGLPILVKSGYFYDRDGSPLAPTDKVGICHRWWTKRIEFNRWMKKALSGTRISRSNYVCGGLMALHARAFTRVAFDPFITRGEDLDYLFNMRMFGYDVWFDNEWTVRHLPPESEKRSPRFMQDVYRWYYERAKLTFAAHQKELIPVTAASLMPYPGPWISRELDDRVRKTAMVRSMFTREHEGYLRIWRHGIDEAKTYARQNAASYLRFQSFWPKIMDELWRDAQLISILEGAE is encoded by the coding sequence ATGAACGCCACGGTTGTGATCCCAACATATTGGGCGGGCGATGATACCCAAGCAAACGCTCCCGGCACCTACGATCACTCGACGTCGCTCAATGCCGCCAACCCGGAACTCGATCGCTGCCTGACTTCGCTCGAACAGGTGCGCGACATTCCGCGCATCATTCTCTTGGTGGTCTGTCCGGTTTCTGCCACGGCCGACGTATCCCATCGCGTGCACGAAATCGTTAATGCTCATCCCACGCTTAAGGTCACCATCGTTACCAATACTCAGGCTTCGCGTGTTGCCGACCGCGTGGCGCAGATCGCGCCCAAGGGTTCGGGCGAGTGCGTGAGCCTGCGCGGCTACGGTGCTATCCGCAACATGGGTCTTGCCTGTGCGGCGGTGCTGGGGCACGACGCGGTTGTCTTTTTGGATGATGACGAGACCGTCATCGATGCCGACTTTATGAAGCGCGCGACCTATGCGCTGGGTCAGCAGACGCGTCAGGGCCTGCCGATTCTGGTCAAGAGCGGCTACTTTTACGATCGCGACGGGTCGCCGCTGGCTCCCACGGACAAGGTGGGCATTTGCCATCGCTGGTGGACCAAGCGTATCGAGTTTAATCGCTGGATGAAAAAGGCGCTTTCGGGTACCCGTATTTCGCGCTCCAACTACGTGTGCGGCGGCCTGATGGCCCTGCACGCCCGCGCCTTTACCCGCGTGGCCTTCGACCCGTTTATCACCCGCGGCGAGGACCTGGACTACCTGTTTAACATGCGCATGTTTGGCTACGACGTGTGGTTCGATAACGAGTGGACCGTGCGCCACCTGCCGCCAGAGTCCGAGAAGCGCTCGCCGCGCTTTATGCAGGACGTGTACCGCTGGTACTACGAGCGGGCCAAGCTGACGTTCGCCGCGCACCAAAAGGAGCTCATTCCCGTTACGGCGGCATCGCTCATGCCCTATCCGGGTCCGTGGATCTCGCGCGAGCTCGACGATCGCGTGCGCAAGACCGCCATGGTCCGCAGCATGTTTACCCGCGAGCACGAGGGGTATCTGCGCATCTGGCGCCATGGCATTGACGAGGCCAAGACCTATGCCCGTCAAAATGCCGCAAGCTACCTGCGTTTTCAGAGTTTCTGGCCCAAGATCATGGACGAACTTTGGCGCGACGCACAACTGATTAGCATCCTGGAGGGGGCTGAATGA